The sequence GTTCGTGAGGGTGAAGCCGGATGGGGCCGCCAAACTGGTGGAGGAATTGATGAAGAACTTCGAGCTCAGGGAGACGGTGGCGGTCCAGCTGGTGGATCTGATGCCCGAGACCCCTGAGGAAGTGGAAATGCTTCTCTCGAAGGAGAGGAAAAGACTGAGTCCAGAGGAGACCAAGAAGTTGTTGGAGCTCCTCGACCAATATAGGAAGTGAAGAAGGGGAGGAGACTTTGGCTCAGAAGAAGTTTGAGGATTACGGGATAGTGTTGGACTTCCTCCCACAGGGCCATCCGAACGATCCCAGACCCATCCATCTCAGGGAGCCTGTGGTCCAGCTTTTGGGCGAAGACTTCTTCACCCTCTTGGAAGTGGTGCCCAAGAAGGGGATGAAGTTCGAGGTGCAGGAAAGGGTGTTCATAGGTAAGGGGGAGAGGGAAAAGGTGGAGAGGATCAGGAGGAGAATAGGTTACGAGGATTTGACGGCGGCGGCCAAGGCGGTGCTCCCGGAAGCGGTGAGGAAGCTCGTGGAAAGCCATCCCGAGAGGTTCTTGGATTTTTTCAACAAGGCAGGTCCTGTGACCACGAGGTTCCACCAGTTAGAGCTCATTCCTGGAATAGGAAAGAAACTCATGTGGAGTATCTTGGAGGAGAGGGAGAAGGCCCCCTTTTCCAGCTTGGAGGATCTCAAGAACAGGGTGAAAGGCCTGGGGGACCTGAAGGAGATGGTGGCCAACAGGATCCTGAAAGAACTGAAGGGTGAGGACAGGTACAGGATTTTCGTTAGGCCACCCTCGAAGAAGGCTGAGGAAGAGGAGGTCTAGGGGGCCTTAGGGCTCTCCGGACATGCCTTTCGGCCGGGAAAGGGGGAAGGTTACTCACGGATGGTCTCCAGCAGGCTTAGGAGGTTCCAGATGGAGGTCCTAGCGTGCATGGGAATGTTGGGGTCGTTGCTGGCTTCCTCGAGCATGCTGGCGGCGAAGGCAGCCCTCACGGAAGGTTCTTCACCCTTTTTCAACAGGGTCTCCCTAGCTTGGCTGGCAAGCCTTCTGATGTTTCTGGGGACCGAGGGATCCCCGGCCAAGTTCAAGAGCAGTTCGCTGGCTTTTTTGAGCTTCGCCTCCGTCTCGGAGGACAAGGACATCACC comes from Candidatus Hadarchaeales archaeon and encodes:
- a CDS encoding RNA polymerase Rpb4 family protein, with translation MIGSGIVSERPVTLAEVLQLLEEIKKERELRYEQRLDYDYAQKFVRVKPDGAAKLVEELMKNFELRETVAVQLVDLMPETPEEVEMLLSKERKRLSPEETKKLLELLDQYRK
- a CDS encoding UPF0147 family protein; protein product: MSLSSETEAKLKKASELLLNLAGDPSVPRNIRRLASQARETLLKKGEEPSVRAAFAASMLEEASNDPNIPMHARTSIWNLLSLLETIRE
- a CDS encoding DUF655 domain-containing protein, whose amino-acid sequence is MAQKKFEDYGIVLDFLPQGHPNDPRPIHLREPVVQLLGEDFFTLLEVVPKKGMKFEVQERVFIGKGEREKVERIRRRIGYEDLTAAAKAVLPEAVRKLVESHPERFLDFFNKAGPVTTRFHQLELIPGIGKKLMWSILEEREKAPFSSLEDLKNRVKGLGDLKEMVANRILKELKGEDRYRIFVRPPSKKAEEEEV